One region of Nycticebus coucang isolate mNycCou1 chromosome 10, mNycCou1.pri, whole genome shotgun sequence genomic DNA includes:
- the ZNF324 gene encoding zinc finger protein 324A isoform X2, giving the protein MAFEDVAVYFSQEEWGLLDTTQRALYRQVMLENFTLVASLGLSTSRPRVVVQLERGEEPWVPRRSDSTPARNAQGKHNPGSWHLAEDRDVSGEAASPGAFPVIGAWHSAESQGGEQGASPSQERKPTGVSMVYWESLLLSSGTGQASVSLRLTSPLRLPCRTEPRMQPQRLEQLEQQKLSAREAPGRPFRRVPDPRAVSSTQERRVGAEWLKPQRLLSDQAPPTWDELGEALNTGPGLPGEKSFECRACSKVFVKSSDLLKHLRTHTGERPYECAQCGKAFSQTSHLTQHQRIHSGETPYACAACGKAFRHSSSLVRHQRIHTAEKAFRCSECGKAFSHGSNLSQHRKIHAGGRPYACGQCGRRFCRNSHLIQHERTHTGEKPFSCALCGAAFSQGSSLFKHQRVHTGEKPFSCPQCGRAFSHSSNLTQHQLLHSGERPFRCTDCGKAFAKGAVLLSHRRIHTGEKPFVCTQCGRAFRERPALFHHQKIHTGEKAVRRPRASRQSLSKPPLATSSTVLRREADSSAAPASGPAAVPNLAEA; this is encoded by the exons ATGGCCTTCGAGGATGTGGCCGTGTACTTCTCCCAGGAGGAGTGGGGGCTCCTGGACACAACCCAGAGGGCCTTATACCGCCAGGTGATGCTGGAAAACTTCACACTTGTGGCCTCATTGG GACTCTCCACCTCCCGACCTCGTGTGGTTGTCCAACTGGAGCGAGGCGAAGAGCCCTGGGTTCCCAGGAGGAGTGACTCTACCCCAGCCAGGAACGCACAGGGGAAGCACAACCCTG GTTCCTGGCATTTGGCAGAGGACAGAGATGTTTCCGGAGAAGCAGCCTCACCAGGGGCCTTCCCTGTTATTGGTGCCTGGCACAGTGCAGAAAGCCAGGGGGGAGAACAGGGTGCCTCCCCGTCACAAGAGCGAAAACCCACAGGGGTGTCGATGGTCTACTGGGAGAGTCTCCTGCTCAGCTCAGGCACTGGCCAGGCAAGCGTCAGCCTGCGACTAACATCCCCCTTGCGGCTTCCTTGCCGCACTGAGCCAAGGATGCAGCCCCAGCGGCTGGAGCAGCTGGAGCAGCAGAAGCTATCTGCCCGGGAGGCCCCTGGGAGACCTTTCCGGAGGGTCCCGGACCCGAGGGCTGTTAGCAGTACCCAGGAACGCAGAGTGGGTGCGGAGTGGCTCAAACCCCAGAGACTGCTCAGCGACCAGGCACCTCCAACCTGGGATGAACTGGGCGAGGCTCTGAACACTGGCCCCGGCCTCCCTGGGGAGAAGTCCTTCGAATGCAGGGCATGCAGCAAAGTGTTCGTGAAGAGCTCCGACCTCCTCAAGCACCTGCGCACCCACACTGGGGAGCGCCCGTACGAGTGCGCACAGTGCGGCAAGGCCTTCAGCCAGACCTCGCACCTGACGCAGCACCAGCGTATCCACAGCGGCGAGACGCCCTACGCGTGCGCAGCATGCGGCAAGGCCTTCCGGCACAGCTCTTCACTGGTGCGGCACCAGCGCATCCACACGGCGGAGAAGGCCTTCCGCTGCAGCGAGTGCGGCAAAGCCTTCAGTCACGGCTCCAACCTCAGCCAGCACCGCAAGATCCACGCGGGCGGGCGGCCCTATGCCTGTGGGCAGTGCGGCCGCCGCTTCTGCCGCAACTCACACTTGATCCAGCATGAGCGCACGCACACGGGAGAGAAGCCCTTTTCCTGCGCACTCTGTGGTGCTGCCTTCAGTCAGGGCTCCTCGCTCTTTAAGCACCAGCGAGTGCACACGGGGGAGAAGCccttctcttgcccacaatgtGGGCGTGCCTTCAGCCATAGCTCCAACCTCACACAACACCAGCTGCTGCACTCAGGCGAGCGGCCCTTCCGCTGCACGGACTGTGGCAAGGCCTTTGCTAAGGGAGCCGTGCTGCTGAGTCACCGGCGCATCCACACTGGCGAGAAGCCTTTTGTGTGCACACAGTGTGGCCGCGCATTCCGGGAGCGCCCGGCACTCTTCCACCACCAGAAGATCCACACTGGCGAGAAGGCTGTGCGGCGGCCTAGGGCCAGCCGACAATCTCTGTCCAAGCCTCCTTTAGCAACTTCATCAACAGTATTGAGGAGGGAAGCAGATTCCAGTGCTGCCCCTGCCTCAGGCCCAGCTGCTGTCCCCAATTTAGCTGAAGCCTGA
- the ZNF324 gene encoding zinc finger protein 324A isoform X1: MTLPGRLPRVAFVSGCPRANRGGLMAFEDVAVYFSQEEWGLLDTTQRALYRQVMLENFTLVASLGLSTSRPRVVVQLERGEEPWVPRRSDSTPARNAQGKHNPGSWHLAEDRDVSGEAASPGAFPVIGAWHSAESQGGEQGASPSQERKPTGVSMVYWESLLLSSGTGQASVSLRLTSPLRLPCRTEPRMQPQRLEQLEQQKLSAREAPGRPFRRVPDPRAVSSTQERRVGAEWLKPQRLLSDQAPPTWDELGEALNTGPGLPGEKSFECRACSKVFVKSSDLLKHLRTHTGERPYECAQCGKAFSQTSHLTQHQRIHSGETPYACAACGKAFRHSSSLVRHQRIHTAEKAFRCSECGKAFSHGSNLSQHRKIHAGGRPYACGQCGRRFCRNSHLIQHERTHTGEKPFSCALCGAAFSQGSSLFKHQRVHTGEKPFSCPQCGRAFSHSSNLTQHQLLHSGERPFRCTDCGKAFAKGAVLLSHRRIHTGEKPFVCTQCGRAFRERPALFHHQKIHTGEKAVRRPRASRQSLSKPPLATSSTVLRREADSSAAPASGPAAVPNLAEA; the protein is encoded by the exons ATGACTCTACCTGGACGACTTCCCCGCGTCGCTTTCGTCTCCGGCTGTCCGAGGGCGAACAGAGGG GGCCTGATGGCCTTCGAGGATGTGGCCGTGTACTTCTCCCAGGAGGAGTGGGGGCTCCTGGACACAACCCAGAGGGCCTTATACCGCCAGGTGATGCTGGAAAACTTCACACTTGTGGCCTCATTGG GACTCTCCACCTCCCGACCTCGTGTGGTTGTCCAACTGGAGCGAGGCGAAGAGCCCTGGGTTCCCAGGAGGAGTGACTCTACCCCAGCCAGGAACGCACAGGGGAAGCACAACCCTG GTTCCTGGCATTTGGCAGAGGACAGAGATGTTTCCGGAGAAGCAGCCTCACCAGGGGCCTTCCCTGTTATTGGTGCCTGGCACAGTGCAGAAAGCCAGGGGGGAGAACAGGGTGCCTCCCCGTCACAAGAGCGAAAACCCACAGGGGTGTCGATGGTCTACTGGGAGAGTCTCCTGCTCAGCTCAGGCACTGGCCAGGCAAGCGTCAGCCTGCGACTAACATCCCCCTTGCGGCTTCCTTGCCGCACTGAGCCAAGGATGCAGCCCCAGCGGCTGGAGCAGCTGGAGCAGCAGAAGCTATCTGCCCGGGAGGCCCCTGGGAGACCTTTCCGGAGGGTCCCGGACCCGAGGGCTGTTAGCAGTACCCAGGAACGCAGAGTGGGTGCGGAGTGGCTCAAACCCCAGAGACTGCTCAGCGACCAGGCACCTCCAACCTGGGATGAACTGGGCGAGGCTCTGAACACTGGCCCCGGCCTCCCTGGGGAGAAGTCCTTCGAATGCAGGGCATGCAGCAAAGTGTTCGTGAAGAGCTCCGACCTCCTCAAGCACCTGCGCACCCACACTGGGGAGCGCCCGTACGAGTGCGCACAGTGCGGCAAGGCCTTCAGCCAGACCTCGCACCTGACGCAGCACCAGCGTATCCACAGCGGCGAGACGCCCTACGCGTGCGCAGCATGCGGCAAGGCCTTCCGGCACAGCTCTTCACTGGTGCGGCACCAGCGCATCCACACGGCGGAGAAGGCCTTCCGCTGCAGCGAGTGCGGCAAAGCCTTCAGTCACGGCTCCAACCTCAGCCAGCACCGCAAGATCCACGCGGGCGGGCGGCCCTATGCCTGTGGGCAGTGCGGCCGCCGCTTCTGCCGCAACTCACACTTGATCCAGCATGAGCGCACGCACACGGGAGAGAAGCCCTTTTCCTGCGCACTCTGTGGTGCTGCCTTCAGTCAGGGCTCCTCGCTCTTTAAGCACCAGCGAGTGCACACGGGGGAGAAGCccttctcttgcccacaatgtGGGCGTGCCTTCAGCCATAGCTCCAACCTCACACAACACCAGCTGCTGCACTCAGGCGAGCGGCCCTTCCGCTGCACGGACTGTGGCAAGGCCTTTGCTAAGGGAGCCGTGCTGCTGAGTCACCGGCGCATCCACACTGGCGAGAAGCCTTTTGTGTGCACACAGTGTGGCCGCGCATTCCGGGAGCGCCCGGCACTCTTCCACCACCAGAAGATCCACACTGGCGAGAAGGCTGTGCGGCGGCCTAGGGCCAGCCGACAATCTCTGTCCAAGCCTCCTTTAGCAACTTCATCAACAGTATTGAGGAGGGAAGCAGATTCCAGTGCTGCCCCTGCCTCAGGCCCAGCTGCTGTCCCCAATTTAGCTGAAGCCTGA